One Coffea arabica cultivar ET-39 chromosome 5e, Coffea Arabica ET-39 HiFi, whole genome shotgun sequence DNA segment encodes these proteins:
- the LOC113743490 gene encoding uncharacterized protein — protein MAAEVSSLIRILNAADSNDSGKSTALITRDLLGGGCPLDSKELDLDMQVPSGWEKRLDLKSGKVYLQRCDPQKASASTSDQKKQNDRTSSKLQDLNFPPAAKQPMDLFDDGSLDLKLVPSSSASASAAPSSNYQSVCTLDKVKSALERAEKETFRKRSISMSKSSSPPSNSSSSIKDGEVGDEEKSATSFAAGCPSCLLYVLISTKNPECPRCNAIVPLPSPSTVKKPRIDLNISI, from the exons ATGGCCGCAGAAGTTAGTTCGCTAATTAGGATTTTGAACGCTGCTGATTCTAACGACTCCGGTAAATCAACGGCTTTGATCACTCGTGACCTTCTTGGTGGCGGTTGCCCTCTTGATTCCAAAGAGCTGGACCTGGACATGCAAGTTCCATCTGGTTGGGAAAAGCGCCTCGACTTGAAG TCAGGAAAAGTCTACCTCCAGAGATGTGATCCTCAGAAAGCATCTGCTTCAACATCAGATCAAAAGAAACAGAACGACCGCACGAGTTCAAAGCTTCAGGACCTTAACTTTCCACCAGCTGCAAAGCAGCCAATGGACCTGTTTGACGATGGCAGCTTAGACCTTAAGCTGGTGCCATCATCTTCAGCATCCGCATCAGCAGCGCCGTCTTCCAATTACCAAAGCGTTTGCACTCTGGACAAGGTAAAGTCAGCACTTGAGAGGGCAGAGAAAGAAACATTCAGGAAGCGGTCGATATCTATGTCAAAATCATCGTCGCCGCCTTCGAATTCTTCATCCTCAATCAAAGACGGTGAGGTTGGGGATGAGGAGAAGTCAGCAACTTCGTTTGCGGCTGGTTGTCCCAGTTGTCTGCTTTATGTGCTCATATCGACAAAAAACCCCGAGTGCCCTCGGTGCAACGCTATTGTGCCGTTGCCTTCGCCTTCGACAGTGAAAAAACCGCGTATTGATCTTAACATCTCAATATGA